A window from Gottschalkiaceae bacterium SANA encodes these proteins:
- a CDS encoding DMT family transporter encodes MTERVKAQIALIISVVIWGVTFINMKIVLSELPPITSNVVRFAMGSAILWILLKFMEPKARFQRHWFKSMFWTGFFGVTIYYAFEGLGIDRMDASSSALIMGAIPLMTLLIERKRQKQPILLKEWGLFSLSTLGIYFTVMSEWRFQQSMETLWGIVFLFIASIGCVMYAVLTARVDDRMTSLQVLTYQTTIGSLLLLPGLLLEDFNLLTWFVHDPQMPMTMGHLLFLVIGSTVIAYYLYVYSVRIIGAADSALYMNIIPLVTLVLGTTLLGERLSVEKVIGAVCIILAVFLSEWLNKRQASRVGRVNR; translated from the coding sequence ATGACAGAACGCGTAAAAGCACAAATTGCTCTGATTATCAGTGTGGTGATCTGGGGTGTTACATTCATAAATATGAAAATCGTTTTATCGGAATTGCCGCCTATTACATCCAATGTGGTGCGTTTTGCCATGGGCAGTGCAATCTTGTGGATTTTACTGAAATTCATGGAGCCGAAGGCTCGCTTTCAAAGGCATTGGTTCAAGTCCATGTTTTGGACCGGTTTCTTTGGTGTCACCATTTACTATGCCTTTGAAGGGCTTGGGATTGATCGGATGGATGCATCGTCATCGGCTCTGATTATGGGGGCCATTCCTCTGATGACCTTGTTGATTGAACGAAAGCGTCAAAAACAGCCAATTCTCTTAAAGGAATGGGGCTTGTTTTCTCTCTCTACATTGGGTATCTATTTCACAGTGATGTCGGAGTGGCGGTTTCAGCAGAGTATGGAAACCCTTTGGGGCATTGTTTTTCTGTTTATCGCAAGCATTGGCTGTGTTATGTATGCCGTATTGACAGCCCGGGTGGACGACCGAATGACTTCCCTGCAGGTCTTGACTTATCAGACGACCATTGGCAGCTTGCTCCTGCTTCCCGGATTGCTGTTGGAAGATTTTAATCTTCTCACTTGGTTTGTTCACGATCCTCAGATGCCCATGACCATGGGACACTTGCTCTTTCTTGTGATTGGATCCACGGTGATCGCCTATTATCTCTATGTCTACAGTGTTCGTATTATTGGTGCAGCTGATTCGGCCTTATATATGAACATTATCCCCTTGGTAACCCTGGTTTTGGGGACAACTTTGCTGGGAGAAAGACTATCTGTGGAAAAGGTTATTGGTGCAGTGTGCATCATTTTGGCGGTCTTTTTATCGGAGTGGTTGAATAAAAGGCAAGCGAGCAGGGTTGGGAGAGTAAATAGATAA
- a CDS encoding PTS system mannose/fructose/sorbose family transporter subunit IID, producing MAETTATTPIKLPKKEVQKACWRFVFFSHCGQNFERMMGMAFTHMMVPILKILYKDPEEYKKGLKRHMQFFNTEPNLGSIIPGIAIALEEERANGKPISEEMIAGTKNALMGPFAGLGDSIIVGTYMPILLSIALGLSEDGSPMGAIFYIVTWLGSILAMRYWLFMTGYNLGLSAAKTVLQKGLTSSVTRALNVVGLMTIGGVSASFVKFPIAFAYQSGEMTIQLQSIFDKIMPRMMPLVLVLTVYSLIVKKGWSVNKVILGLLAFVSAMTFLGIM from the coding sequence ATGGCGGAAACAACAGCAACAACACCAATTAAATTACCAAAAAAAGAAGTGCAGAAGGCGTGTTGGAGATTTGTATTCTTCTCTCATTGCGGCCAAAACTTTGAAAGAATGATGGGTATGGCTTTTACCCATATGATGGTACCGATTCTAAAGATTTTGTATAAGGATCCAGAAGAATATAAAAAAGGTTTGAAACGCCACATGCAGTTCTTCAATACAGAACCAAATTTGGGATCAATTATCCCTGGTATTGCGATTGCTTTGGAAGAAGAGCGAGCAAATGGCAAGCCTATTTCGGAAGAGATGATTGCGGGCACGAAGAATGCCTTGATGGGACCTTTCGCAGGATTGGGTGACTCGATTATTGTTGGAACCTATATGCCAATCCTCTTGAGTATTGCCTTGGGTCTTTCAGAAGATGGCTCGCCAATGGGAGCGATTTTCTACATCGTCACTTGGTTGGGATCGATTCTGGCCATGCGATATTGGTTGTTTATGACGGGTTATAATTTGGGACTAAGCGCAGCTAAGACGGTATTGCAAAAAGGGTTGACTAGTTCGGTAACGCGGGCGTTGAACGTGGTTGGTCTGATGACAATTGGTGGTGTCAGTGCAAGTTTTGTCAAATTTCCAATAGCATTTGCCTATCAATCGGGTGAGATGACGATTCAACTGCAAAGTATTTTTGATAAGATTATGCCGCGTATGATGCCCTTGGTATTGGTGCTTACGGTATACTCGCTGATTGTGAAAAAAGGATGGTCTGTCAACAAGGTGATCTTGGGACTTCTCGCTTTCGTATCAGCAATGACATTCTTGGGAATTATGTAG
- a CDS encoding sulfatase-like hydrolase/transferase has product MKELLIYLSDQHNPMVSGVYGNPWIDTPNLDRIAQEGHVFENAYTPCPLCVPARLAFLTGKRSSKINVFNNDCSLAGDQPTIAHAIGARGYETLLIGRMHFKGVDQTHGFDEHLVGDITTQFWGNGGNRRTDLGAFMGTTNMKGCLDVVGGGDSPVLDFDECVVDETLRVMNEKSEAYRFIVTGTYAPHFSYAAPKELYLKYKERLHEVKVDIKKENHAAYQHMEREIDDDLQLSIRAAYYGMVETMDQQIGQVYDAWKQRLKINGREGIFVYVSDHGDMLGERKMVGKQTFYESSVRIPLLIAGNGIEIGRTKTPVSLLDLSRSLIDWTGADPLPDMEGENLMKIARYGRRDPVIAEHVIDRVDGCYAGKMIVQGDQKAFSFDEIGELAVYQRDENGIFAPKSVSEPEKCEWHERLKKDWNPKETIERYKQRKSDQEVLVRWGKKKQPKETARVVYKRGNFEKPQF; this is encoded by the coding sequence ATGAAAGAGCTATTGATATATTTATCAGATCAGCATAATCCAATGGTGAGCGGCGTGTATGGAAATCCTTGGATTGATACGCCGAACTTAGATCGAATCGCTCAGGAGGGACATGTATTTGAGAATGCCTATACACCTTGCCCGCTTTGCGTTCCGGCAAGACTTGCTTTTTTAACGGGAAAGCGGTCATCAAAAATCAATGTCTTTAATAACGATTGTAGCTTGGCAGGTGATCAACCAACCATCGCCCATGCAATTGGCGCGAGAGGATATGAAACGCTTCTTATTGGTCGCATGCACTTCAAGGGGGTTGACCAGACTCACGGATTCGATGAGCATCTTGTAGGGGATATCACCACACAGTTTTGGGGAAATGGCGGAAATCGCCGTACGGATCTGGGTGCTTTTATGGGCACAACCAATATGAAGGGTTGTTTAGATGTGGTGGGTGGTGGTGATTCGCCCGTATTAGATTTTGACGAATGTGTTGTAGATGAAACCCTGCGGGTCATGAATGAAAAGAGTGAGGCCTACCGCTTTATTGTCACAGGTACTTATGCACCGCATTTTAGTTATGCGGCACCGAAAGAGTTGTATCTGAAATACAAGGAACGACTACATGAGGTCAAAGTGGACATCAAAAAAGAAAATCACGCTGCCTATCAACATATGGAGCGAGAGATAGATGATGACTTGCAACTGTCCATACGCGCCGCCTATTATGGAATGGTGGAGACTATGGATCAGCAGATCGGACAAGTCTATGATGCGTGGAAACAACGATTGAAAATAAATGGACGTGAAGGGATTTTTGTTTATGTCTCCGACCACGGCGATATGCTGGGGGAGCGTAAGATGGTAGGGAAACAAACTTTTTATGAAAGTTCAGTAAGGATTCCTTTGCTGATTGCCGGGAATGGCATTGAAATTGGTCGAACGAAAACACCAGTGAGTTTACTGGATTTAAGTCGTAGTTTGATTGATTGGACTGGTGCTGATCCACTCCCAGACATGGAAGGGGAGAATCTTATGAAGATTGCCCGCTACGGTCGTCGAGATCCGGTGATTGCTGAGCATGTGATTGATCGAGTGGATGGATGTTATGCTGGGAAGATGATTGTCCAGGGGGATCAAAAAGCCTTTTCTTTTGATGAAATCGGGGAGCTTGCTGTGTATCAGCGGGATGAAAATGGAATTTTTGCGCCAAAATCTGTTTCGGAGCCGGAGAAGTGCGAATGGCATGAAAGGCTAAAAAAAGACTGGAATCCGAAAGAAACTATAGAGCGGTATAAGCAACGGAAATCAGACCAGGAAGTATTGGTTCGATGGGGAAAGAAGAAGCAGCCGAAAGAAACGGCTCGAGTTGTATATAAGCGAGGGAATTTTGAAAAGCCACAGTTTTAA
- a CDS encoding PTS sugar transporter subunit IIA, producing the protein MIGIIIAGHKEMAVALKAAAEMIYGELDQVEAVSFEHGEGLEEVKAKLQAAEDKLESDDGLLVLLDLFGGTPMNASAMTYGAREDVRLLVGVNLPMIFEAVEKRSTGSLDEIQDTILENAKRAIGKFPR; encoded by the coding sequence ATGATTGGAATTATTATAGCTGGCCATAAGGAGATGGCAGTCGCCCTGAAGGCTGCTGCCGAGATGATCTACGGTGAGCTTGATCAAGTGGAAGCAGTAAGCTTTGAGCATGGAGAAGGGTTAGAGGAAGTTAAAGCCAAACTTCAGGCCGCTGAGGATAAATTAGAGAGTGACGATGGACTGCTTGTACTGTTAGATTTGTTTGGTGGAACGCCAATGAATGCTTCGGCCATGACTTATGGAGCACGCGAGGATGTACGCTTACTAGTAGGCGTCAATCTTCCTATGATTTTTGAGGCGGTGGAAAAGCGATCGACTGGCTCTTTGGACGAGATTCAAGATACAATTCTTGAGAATGCCAAGCGTGCTATTGGTAAGTTTCCGCGCTAG
- a CDS encoding sigma 54-interacting transcriptional regulator yields the protein MRYEKHLVIRTAKGLHARLAAAVVHQASKINRTYGVTLYISKLGLQAEIPITSMLSLTSLGIRSGDTAIVFASGEKAEFAVEAMIAYLAEDVNSVLESDEAVDEIINASVLTTERVFESLNSGLIVVDEGNRISYFNQAAERILKRKRDTIIGKKADEVLENSQLDRVLQTGLSQENVKQVMGKTIVISNRSPIVVAEEIRGAVAVFQDISQFEALSNELETTKVLKERLELILQNVHDGVAMVDERGILIYVNTVYERIWKVNRDEIVGKSIKHLSHHKVDKEALRTGQNQVGVTVESEEERKMIVNASPLVLDGKVRGVISTYLEVTDLKIMMERLQMAEDKLAYYEEELETEWWNHQSFTQVIGHSSAIESAIRFANKAAKSSATVLIRGESGTGKEVLARAIHAASEKITGPFVGVNCAAIPETLIESELFGHEKGSFTGAIQRKIGKFELADKGTIFLDEIGDLSRDMQVKLLRVLQEKEFERVGGNDTLRVKVRVMAATNRNLEEMMKSGEFREDLYYRLNVIPITMPPLRKRQGDIPLLVEHFLEKICESEGVELRKISLRALRVLERYDWPGNIRELENIVTRAIAMSEGHVIDLEDLPGFLHPSQANDEGLIQLTPSGLATMEEYDRAIIEKALEIYPSYNQAAKALGVTHRTVSLKAKKYGLTKTEK from the coding sequence ATGCGATACGAAAAGCATTTGGTGATTCGAACAGCAAAGGGTTTGCATGCTCGATTGGCTGCGGCCGTTGTGCATCAAGCCAGCAAGATCAATCGCACATATGGGGTAACCTTATATATCAGCAAATTGGGTTTGCAGGCTGAGATTCCCATCACCAGTATGCTGAGTCTAACCTCTTTAGGGATTCGATCAGGAGATACTGCCATTGTCTTTGCAAGTGGAGAAAAAGCGGAATTTGCCGTGGAAGCCATGATTGCCTATTTAGCTGAAGATGTGAATTCTGTATTGGAATCCGATGAAGCTGTTGATGAAATTATCAATGCATCGGTCCTAACGACGGAGCGGGTGTTTGAAAGTCTCAATAGCGGGCTAATTGTAGTCGATGAGGGTAATCGTATTTCATATTTTAATCAGGCTGCTGAACGAATTTTAAAGCGAAAACGAGATACCATAATCGGGAAAAAAGCGGACGAGGTCTTGGAAAATTCCCAGTTGGATCGGGTATTACAGACCGGTCTATCTCAGGAAAATGTGAAGCAAGTCATGGGGAAAACCATTGTAATTAGCAATCGGAGCCCTATTGTTGTTGCTGAAGAGATTCGGGGTGCTGTCGCGGTTTTCCAAGATATTTCGCAATTTGAAGCCTTGTCCAATGAGTTAGAAACGACCAAGGTTTTAAAGGAGCGTCTTGAACTGATTTTGCAAAATGTCCATGATGGTGTTGCCATGGTGGATGAGCGGGGAATCTTGATTTATGTGAATACTGTTTATGAGCGAATTTGGAAGGTGAATCGGGATGAGATTGTGGGTAAGTCGATCAAGCATTTGTCTCATCATAAGGTGGACAAGGAAGCCCTGCGAACCGGCCAGAATCAAGTGGGTGTAACGGTTGAGTCGGAAGAAGAACGCAAGATGATCGTTAATGCGTCACCCCTTGTTTTAGACGGTAAAGTGCGGGGTGTGATTTCGACCTACCTGGAAGTCACTGATTTGAAAATAATGATGGAACGGCTGCAAATGGCTGAAGACAAGCTTGCCTACTATGAAGAAGAATTAGAGACGGAGTGGTGGAACCATCAGTCATTTACCCAGGTGATTGGGCATAGCAGTGCGATTGAGTCAGCCATTCGCTTTGCCAACAAGGCAGCCAAATCTTCAGCGACTGTTTTGATTCGGGGGGAAAGTGGTACAGGCAAAGAAGTGTTGGCTCGCGCGATTCATGCGGCTAGCGAAAAGATTACCGGTCCCTTTGTAGGTGTGAATTGTGCAGCAATCCCTGAAACCCTAATCGAAAGTGAGTTATTCGGTCACGAGAAGGGTTCCTTTACAGGGGCAATCCAGCGGAAGATCGGGAAATTTGAATTGGCTGACAAGGGAACAATTTTTCTTGATGAGATTGGGGATTTGAGCAGGGACATGCAGGTGAAACTTCTACGAGTTTTGCAAGAGAAGGAGTTTGAGCGGGTTGGAGGAAATGACACCCTTCGGGTGAAGGTTCGTGTGATGGCAGCAACGAATCGAAATCTGGAAGAGATGATGAAAAGTGGAGAATTCCGCGAGGATTTATATTACCGCTTGAATGTAATTCCTATTACCATGCCACCTCTGCGGAAGCGGCAAGGAGATATTCCACTGCTTGTGGAGCATTTTCTAGAGAAAATATGTGAGTCGGAAGGGGTAGAATTACGAAAAATCAGTCTAAGGGCACTGCGGGTTTTGGAACGCTATGACTGGCCGGGGAATATAAGAGAGCTAGAAAATATTGTGACTCGTGCGATCGCTATGTCGGAAGGTCATGTAATCGATTTGGAAGATCTTCCTGGATTTTTGCATCCAAGCCAAGCGAATGATGAGGGATTGATTCAGTTGACCCCAAGTGGATTAGCAACCATGGAAGAATACGATCGGGCAATCATTGAAAAAGCGCTGGAGATCTACCCTTCCTATAATCAGGCGGCTAAGGCCTTGGGAGTTACGCATAGAACGGTTTCTTTGAAGGCCAAGAAGTATGGATTGACTAAAACGGAAAAGTAA
- a CDS encoding hypothetical protein (frameshifted, insertion/deletion at around 521938;~possible pseudo due to internal stop codon): protein MVGIVLVSHSEKIAIGIRDLSMQMASPETKILAAGGLPGGEIGTDFQRILDAIQEADQGDGVVVLMDLGSAVMSTEAALDFLDEDLRARVMLADAPIVEGAISCSVAASIGCSLEEVKAAAEESRGVKKF from the coding sequence ATGGTAGGGATTGTATTGGTATCACATAGTGAAAAGATCGCGATTGGAATCCGAGACCTCAGCATGCAGATGGCGTCACCTGAGACCAAAATTTTGGCAGCAGGAGGACTTCCCGGTGGAGAAATAGGAACGGATTTTCAACGCATTTTAGATGCGATTCAAGAAGCTGACCAGGGAGACGGAGTTGTGGTCTTAATGGATTTAGGCAGTGCGGTAATGAGCACGGAAGCAGCGCTTGATTTCTTGGATGAAGACTTGCGTGCGCGGGTTATGCTCGCAGATGCGCCCATTGTTGAAGGGGCCATTTCATGTTCTGTGGCCGCATCAATTGGCTGCAGTCTGGAAGAAGTGAAGGCGGCGGCGGAAGAAAGTCGTGGCGTTAAAAAGTTTTAG
- a CDS encoding HPr family phosphocarrier protein, with amino-acid sequence MVTKQFTILNEKGFHARPAGMLAKAVKTSESQVHMKVKEKVVDCRSIVTLMTTAVRQGEEVEIQVDGQDETRLIQEIEAMFLDGFGE; translated from the coding sequence ATGGTTACGAAACAATTCACAATACTCAATGAAAAGGGCTTTCACGCTCGACCGGCAGGTATGCTGGCAAAAGCTGTGAAAACGTCTGAAAGCCAGGTGCATATGAAGGTGAAAGAAAAGGTTGTCGATTGCAGAAGTATTGTGACGCTTATGACGACCGCTGTGCGCCAGGGAGAAGAAGTTGAAATACAAGTCGATGGACAAGATGAAACAAGATTGATTCAAGAGATTGAAGCCATGTTTTTAGATGGATTTGGAGAATAG
- the dhaL_1 gene encoding dihydroxyacetone kinase subunit DhaL, with product MKAKQVIQVLQAMNRTIAQEAQYLTDLDAAIGDGDHGINMKRGFAAVSSKLEGESTEDCGAVLKTVAMTLISTVGGASGPLYGTAFLKAAQAASGKTDLSKEDGLAILTAAVEGVQFRGKAARGEKTMLDLLIPVKEAYAEALEQGLTLAETKQKLFSVMDESIAYTKTIIATKGRASYLGDRSIGHQDPGATSSYFLVKTILDSVE from the coding sequence ATGAAAGCAAAACAAGTAATTCAAGTGCTTCAAGCAATGAATCGAACAATTGCCCAAGAGGCACAATACCTGACTGATCTTGATGCCGCAATCGGCGACGGGGATCATGGCATCAACATGAAGAGAGGATTTGCGGCTGTCTCAAGCAAGTTGGAAGGCGAAAGCACTGAGGATTGTGGTGCCGTCTTAAAAACCGTGGCAATGACCTTGATTTCAACCGTTGGCGGCGCATCAGGCCCCTTGTATGGAACTGCATTTTTGAAGGCAGCGCAAGCGGCGAGTGGGAAGACTGATTTGTCAAAGGAAGATGGATTGGCGATTTTAACCGCAGCGGTGGAAGGGGTTCAGTTCCGTGGCAAAGCCGCGCGTGGTGAGAAGACCATGTTGGACTTGTTGATTCCTGTAAAGGAAGCCTATGCAGAAGCTTTGGAGCAGGGTTTGACCTTGGCGGAAACCAAGCAAAAACTCTTTTCTGTAATGGATGAGAGCATTGCCTACACAAAGACCATTATTGCGACCAAAGGACGCGCCAGCTATTTGGGAGACCGTAGCATCGGACATCAAGATCCGGGTGCGACTTCAAGTTATTTTCTTGTTAAGACGATTTTAGACAGTGTTGAGTAG
- the dhaK_1 gene encoding dihydroxyacetone kinase subunit DhaK, translated as MKKIINQPENIVGEMLDGIAKAHPNHVKRVEGFEVLVRANAPVAGKVALVSGGGSGHEPSHGGFVGKGMLDGAVAGAVFTSPTPDQVFEAVKAVDGGKGVLLVIKNYTGDVLNFEMAAEMAEMEGINVKYVVVNDDVAVEDSLYTTGRRGIAGTIFVHKIAGALAEQGADLDHVQAVAQKVIANVRSMGVALTACTVPAAGKPGFELAETEIEMGLGIHGEPGTHRAEIKPADELVDDLLAKILEDIDYSDSEVAVLVNGLGGTPLMELYLMNRRLHEALEAKGIKVYKTMVGSYMTSIEMAGASISLLKLDDEMKALLDAPAETPAFTQV; from the coding sequence ATGAAGAAAATTATTAATCAACCAGAAAACATCGTAGGTGAAATGCTGGACGGAATCGCCAAGGCACATCCGAATCATGTGAAACGAGTTGAAGGTTTTGAAGTATTGGTTCGTGCAAATGCACCAGTTGCGGGCAAGGTCGCTTTGGTATCCGGTGGTGGAAGCGGACATGAACCTTCTCATGGTGGATTTGTAGGAAAGGGTATGTTAGACGGCGCGGTAGCGGGTGCTGTATTTACCTCTCCAACACCGGACCAGGTTTTTGAAGCGGTGAAAGCCGTTGATGGCGGCAAGGGGGTTCTTTTGGTCATCAAGAACTATACCGGTGATGTGTTGAACTTTGAAATGGCCGCTGAAATGGCTGAGATGGAAGGTATTAATGTTAAGTATGTGGTTGTCAACGATGATGTTGCTGTAGAAGACAGCCTATACACAACGGGACGTCGCGGCATTGCGGGCACCATCTTTGTTCATAAGATCGCAGGCGCTTTGGCCGAGCAAGGTGCGGATCTGGATCATGTACAGGCAGTCGCACAAAAAGTCATTGCCAATGTACGGTCTATGGGTGTTGCTTTGACAGCATGCACGGTTCCGGCAGCAGGTAAACCTGGATTTGAGTTGGCGGAAACGGAAATTGAAATGGGCTTGGGTATTCACGGCGAACCAGGCACTCATCGGGCAGAAATTAAGCCGGCAGATGAGTTGGTTGATGATTTGCTAGCGAAAATCCTAGAAGACATCGACTATTCCGATTCAGAAGTAGCCGTTTTGGTTAATGGACTGGGCGGTACGCCTTTGATGGAATTGTATTTGATGAACCGTCGCCTTCACGAAGCATTAGAAGCAAAGGGCATCAAGGTTTACAAGACCATGGTGGGAAGTTATATGACATCGATTGAAATGGCAGGAGCATCAATTTCCTTGTTGAAATTGGACGATGAAATGAAAGCATTATTGGATGCACCGGCTGAAACACCGGCATTTACACAAGTATAG
- a CDS encoding DUF3179 domain-containing protein produces the protein MKAKQIVLWTLLFAAIFIFVIWLRSWGTSPQDSIIEESSTQAIELIPPASGSEFDRLYQAIESGGVAPDGIPSIDSPDFIPIQDAAVFMQDDDWVMITRTPQGLFIVPQEVLVWHEIINMDWNESENYVFSYCPLTATAIGFRGEISEFGTSGKLLNSNLVMYDRASNQYWPQMLGQSITGAPPGLELTHHPIHWSTWRNVKKINLDGKVLTTNTGFLREYGSDPYGSHELRSSYYFNDAVLFPLMTETDQWFPKKIITGLRIEKKNFVLDPIELRKVKSMQFSWEEHNYLIFWDEGLETTRIIDQTDYPDLTIDRAKRTLISPQESLVWNYDGWPIDHETHLQAPIYYDAFWFAWYAYFPESSLIEMSDFE, from the coding sequence ATGAAAGCAAAACAAATCGTTCTTTGGACTTTACTCTTTGCAGCGATATTCATCTTTGTAATCTGGCTTCGATCTTGGGGGACTTCACCGCAAGATTCAATCATAGAAGAATCATCCACTCAAGCAATCGAGTTGATCCCACCAGCTTCAGGATCAGAATTTGATCGCTTATATCAAGCCATTGAAAGCGGAGGTGTTGCTCCAGATGGCATCCCTTCCATTGACTCACCTGATTTTATCCCAATTCAAGATGCTGCCGTCTTTATGCAGGATGATGACTGGGTGATGATCACCCGTACTCCCCAAGGACTGTTTATCGTTCCCCAGGAGGTACTCGTCTGGCATGAAATTATTAACATGGATTGGAATGAATCTGAGAACTATGTATTTTCCTACTGTCCCTTAACTGCAACGGCCATTGGATTTCGTGGAGAAATTTCAGAATTCGGTACATCAGGCAAGCTATTAAACAGCAATCTGGTCATGTACGACCGAGCAAGCAACCAATACTGGCCGCAAATGCTTGGGCAAAGTATAACCGGTGCACCTCCCGGATTGGAGCTGACTCATCATCCAATTCATTGGAGCACATGGAGAAATGTAAAAAAAATCAACCTAGACGGAAAGGTCTTAACGACTAATACAGGTTTTCTGCGAGAATATGGTTCTGATCCATACGGATCGCACGAACTGCGCAGTTCCTATTATTTTAATGATGCCGTTCTCTTTCCCCTAATGACAGAAACGGATCAATGGTTTCCGAAAAAAATAATCACAGGTCTTCGGATCGAAAAGAAAAACTTTGTCCTTGATCCTATTGAACTGCGAAAAGTTAAATCCATGCAGTTCTCATGGGAAGAGCATAACTATTTAATCTTCTGGGATGAAGGCTTAGAAACCACGCGAATCATCGATCAAACCGACTATCCGGATCTAACAATCGATCGAGCAAAAAGAACACTCATAAGCCCACAAGAATCTTTAGTGTGGAACTATGATGGCTGGCCCATCGACCATGAAACCCATTTACAAGCACCGATTTACTACGATGCTTTTTGGTTTGCATGGTACGCATACTTTCCAGAGTCTAGCTTAATCGAAATGAGTGATTTTGAATGA
- a CDS encoding M28 family metallopeptidase yields the protein MNRKKLGLIIILIALLGLIWIIWLSTQAEPIPDYATPSSSSESKPESESKSKFESELESPPIVLAGQENDFNEDAAFTLLTTLANDYEGRMAGTKKNQEVVELISEEFEAIGLQAPSGGYQQGFQAMVPIFGETFILEVKDPNGEIIKSYQLRKDFAFGSSYYAGGGHVESPFREIKRAADVVDQLIILHPDGVRLPHQQKNFLEKKVRAVIAPTSNPKRGDEFEYVIKGASIREPANKQGETLILGYVTPDVYEELLNFSEQGYRLHIVNDLSFETVILNNVVGMIPGTDPSLPALVISGHLDHVGSDPDGVIFPGALDNASGTSMVVQLARSMAVKAERPKRTLVFAAFNGEEVGLLGSIDFLQNPPIDPPYEVINFDMVGTDPSYPLSMDGVANNSRLLDELLDSAKEWDLPTDASTTGKYASDHLPFLQSGYNAFTIIQLDMQRIHTPDDDPSDIHLNQFDKIGEMMEDFLTAYAY from the coding sequence ATGAATCGTAAAAAATTAGGACTCATCATCATTCTCATCGCACTGCTAGGACTAATTTGGATCATTTGGTTATCTACTCAAGCAGAGCCGATTCCAGACTATGCAACACCCAGCTCATCTTCGGAATCCAAACCAGAATCAGAATCCAAATCAAAATTTGAATCAGAGTTAGAATCCCCCCCCATTGTTCTAGCAGGACAAGAGAATGATTTTAATGAAGATGCCGCCTTCACCCTTTTAACAACCCTTGCCAATGACTACGAAGGACGAATGGCAGGAACTAAAAAGAATCAAGAGGTGGTTGAACTCATCAGCGAAGAATTTGAAGCAATTGGTCTTCAAGCACCGAGCGGCGGCTATCAACAAGGATTTCAAGCCATGGTTCCTATTTTTGGCGAAACCTTTATCCTTGAAGTCAAAGACCCAAATGGCGAAATTATCAAATCCTATCAATTAAGAAAAGATTTTGCCTTCGGAAGCTCATACTACGCTGGTGGTGGCCATGTGGAATCACCCTTTCGAGAAATTAAACGCGCCGCTGATGTTGTGGACCAATTAATTATTCTTCACCCTGATGGTGTACGTCTTCCCCATCAACAAAAAAACTTTCTTGAAAAAAAAGTCAGGGCTGTCATTGCGCCAACCAGTAATCCAAAGCGAGGCGATGAATTTGAATATGTAATCAAGGGAGCCAGCATTCGAGAACCGGCCAACAAACAAGGCGAAACCTTAATTCTCGGCTATGTCACCCCTGATGTTTATGAGGAACTTTTAAATTTCTCTGAGCAGGGATATCGTCTTCATATCGTCAATGACCTAAGCTTTGAAACCGTCATCCTGAATAATGTAGTCGGAATGATTCCCGGTACCGATCCCTCTCTACCCGCCCTTGTTATTAGCGGCCATCTAGACCATGTTGGTAGCGACCCAGATGGCGTCATCTTCCCAGGTGCCTTAGACAATGCATCCGGTACAAGCATGGTGGTACAATTGGCTCGAAGCATGGCTGTCAAGGCTGAACGTCCAAAAAGAACCCTTGTCTTTGCAGCCTTTAACGGGGAAGAAGTTGGACTACTGGGTTCCATTGATTTTCTTCAAAACCCACCGATTGATCCCCCCTACGAGGTCATCAATTTTGATATGGTAGGTACCGATCCAAGCTATCCACTTTCCATGGACGGAGTCGCAAACAATAGCCGCTTGCTGGATGAATTATTGGATTCAGCGAAAGAGTGGGATCTTCCAACAGATGCTTCTACCACCGGTAAATACGCCAGCGATCATCTGCCGTTCTTGCAGTCCGGCTACAATGCCTTCACCATAATTCAACTGGACATGCAGCGCATTCACACACCGGATGACGACCCATCAGACATCCATTTGAATCAATTTGACAAGATCGGCGAGATGATGGAAGACTTTCTAACAGCATACGCCTATTAA